One region of Eupeodes corollae chromosome 1, idEupCoro1.1, whole genome shotgun sequence genomic DNA includes:
- the LOC129940638 gene encoding facilitated trehalose transporter Tret1-like isoform X1, with amino-acid sequence MFLKGKLNVYLASLSANIAYLAFGTCTGWTSPVMPILRNRTDDSPLAEGVNYQEEGWISSVLSIGGLIGCPIAGKLANVIGRKWTLLLSAFIFSAAYTLFLLAGKVWHIYVGRFLQGIACGIVGTVMPIYVAEIATDDTRGPLGSMLILFMMGGILFVYTIGAFVNYMVLQFCCLAVPVVFFATFFFMPETPYFFALKKRKLEAIKSLEFLRSHCGLTIDNEFHQIQSAVDEDMSRKGTFMEILRNSANRKAFFICCGLLIFQEFCGTDAVTFNSESMFISAKSPLDPGIAAIFLAITQLVASLVTPFVIESFGRKTMLMISDLGMGLALLALGTFFYVQSFGDASGILWIPIPALILFDVMYALGFGPVVWVIFGEILPTNIKANVSSFAFALNWALTFLVTRFYPEINALGSYYAFWLFAGLCGLSLIFVLFYVIETKGLSLQEIQQKLK; translated from the exons TTTGGAACATGTACAGGATGGACATCACCAGTAATGCCAATACTTCGAAATAGAACAGACGATAGTCCATTGGCAGAAGGTGTGAATTATCAAGAGGAAGGATGGATAAGTTCGGTTTTATCAATTGGAGGATTAATTG GATGTCCAATAGCGGGAAAATTGGCCAATGTAATTGGAAGAAAATGGACCTTACTCCTGAGTGCGTTTATATTTTCTGCtgcatatactttgtttttgcTCGCAGGCAAAGTGTGGCATATTTATGTAGGACGTTTTCTGCAG GGAATTGCGTGTGGAATTGTGGGAACAGTGATGCCAATATACGTTGCTGAAATAGCCACCGATGATACTCGAGGACCTTTAGGTTCTATGCTTATACTCTTTATGATGG GTGGAATCCTCTTTGTTTATACGATTGGAGCATTTGTAAATTACATGGTTCTCCAGTTCTGCTGTCTAGCTGTACCGGTAGTATTTTTTGCAACGTTTTTCTTCATGCCAGAGACACCTTATTTCTTTGCTTTGAAAAAACGAAAACTCGAAGCGATCAAGTCTCTGGAGTTTCTTCGAAGTCATTGCGGATTAACAATTGATAATGAATTCCATCAAATTCAGTCAGCAGTCGATGAAGACATGTCACGTAAGGGAACATTTATGGAGATACTACGAAATTCCGCCAATAGAAAAGCATTCTTCATATGTTGTGGACTTTTGATATTCCAGGAGTTTTGTGGCACCGATGCAGTGACATTTAACAGTGAATCAATGTTCATCAGTGCCAAGTCGCCTCTAGATCCCGGAATTGCTGCCATCTTCCTTGCCATTACTCAATTGGTGGCAAGTTTGGTTACTCCGTTTGTTATTGAAAGTTTTGGTCGAAAGACAATGCTTATGATATCCGATCTAGGTATGGGATTGGCTTTGCTTGCATTGGGTACTTTCTTTTATGTTCAATCTTTCGGAGATGCCTCGGGAATTCTCTGGATTCCCATTCCTGCACTTATCTTATTCGATGTTATGTATGCACTTGGATTTGGACCAGTGGTGTGGGTGATTTTTGGCGAAATTCTTCCGACCAACATAAAAGCCAACGTTTCATCATTCGCTTTTGCACTTAATTGGGCTTTAACTTTTTTGGTAACACGTTTCTATCCGGAGATAAATGCTCTTGGATCTTATTATGCTTTTTGGTTGTTTGCAGGATTATGtggtttaagtttaatttttgttcttttttatgtgATCGAAACAAAAGGACTTAGTTTACaagaaatacaacaaaaactgaaataa
- the LOC129940638 gene encoding facilitated trehalose transporter Tret1-like isoform X2 has product MPILRNRTDDSPLAEGVNYQEEGWISSVLSIGGLIGCPIAGKLANVIGRKWTLLLSAFIFSAAYTLFLLAGKVWHIYVGRFLQGIACGIVGTVMPIYVAEIATDDTRGPLGSMLILFMMGGILFVYTIGAFVNYMVLQFCCLAVPVVFFATFFFMPETPYFFALKKRKLEAIKSLEFLRSHCGLTIDNEFHQIQSAVDEDMSRKGTFMEILRNSANRKAFFICCGLLIFQEFCGTDAVTFNSESMFISAKSPLDPGIAAIFLAITQLVASLVTPFVIESFGRKTMLMISDLGMGLALLALGTFFYVQSFGDASGILWIPIPALILFDVMYALGFGPVVWVIFGEILPTNIKANVSSFAFALNWALTFLVTRFYPEINALGSYYAFWLFAGLCGLSLIFVLFYVIETKGLSLQEIQQKLK; this is encoded by the exons ATGCCAATACTTCGAAATAGAACAGACGATAGTCCATTGGCAGAAGGTGTGAATTATCAAGAGGAAGGATGGATAAGTTCGGTTTTATCAATTGGAGGATTAATTG GATGTCCAATAGCGGGAAAATTGGCCAATGTAATTGGAAGAAAATGGACCTTACTCCTGAGTGCGTTTATATTTTCTGCtgcatatactttgtttttgcTCGCAGGCAAAGTGTGGCATATTTATGTAGGACGTTTTCTGCAG GGAATTGCGTGTGGAATTGTGGGAACAGTGATGCCAATATACGTTGCTGAAATAGCCACCGATGATACTCGAGGACCTTTAGGTTCTATGCTTATACTCTTTATGATGG GTGGAATCCTCTTTGTTTATACGATTGGAGCATTTGTAAATTACATGGTTCTCCAGTTCTGCTGTCTAGCTGTACCGGTAGTATTTTTTGCAACGTTTTTCTTCATGCCAGAGACACCTTATTTCTTTGCTTTGAAAAAACGAAAACTCGAAGCGATCAAGTCTCTGGAGTTTCTTCGAAGTCATTGCGGATTAACAATTGATAATGAATTCCATCAAATTCAGTCAGCAGTCGATGAAGACATGTCACGTAAGGGAACATTTATGGAGATACTACGAAATTCCGCCAATAGAAAAGCATTCTTCATATGTTGTGGACTTTTGATATTCCAGGAGTTTTGTGGCACCGATGCAGTGACATTTAACAGTGAATCAATGTTCATCAGTGCCAAGTCGCCTCTAGATCCCGGAATTGCTGCCATCTTCCTTGCCATTACTCAATTGGTGGCAAGTTTGGTTACTCCGTTTGTTATTGAAAGTTTTGGTCGAAAGACAATGCTTATGATATCCGATCTAGGTATGGGATTGGCTTTGCTTGCATTGGGTACTTTCTTTTATGTTCAATCTTTCGGAGATGCCTCGGGAATTCTCTGGATTCCCATTCCTGCACTTATCTTATTCGATGTTATGTATGCACTTGGATTTGGACCAGTGGTGTGGGTGATTTTTGGCGAAATTCTTCCGACCAACATAAAAGCCAACGTTTCATCATTCGCTTTTGCACTTAATTGGGCTTTAACTTTTTTGGTAACACGTTTCTATCCGGAGATAAATGCTCTTGGATCTTATTATGCTTTTTGGTTGTTTGCAGGATTATGtggtttaagtttaatttttgttcttttttatgtgATCGAAACAAAAGGACTTAGTTTACaagaaatacaacaaaaactgaaataa
- the LOC129941383 gene encoding facilitated trehalose transporter Tret1-like — translation MYIKGFFGKYRIFLVAICANMMGFCIGSYIGWTSPVTPKLREQTPDSPLNFSITATQEGWIGSLISIGAFISSLFVGDVANAIGRKWTLLFSSLFIIVSYIFLILTTDVWFIYVARFLQGLGGAGGGAVVPMYIGEIATDDNRGALGSLITIFVLSGILYTYIIGPHVSYLAFQYCCIAIPILFFVTFLFMPESPYYYAMKGDKPNLIDSLQILRGKSANEVEDEASTIQKEVDDCMSNQSRIVDIIHNHSYRKALLIVCGLLFLQQMSGTTAVTFNSQSIFIDAGTNLDPALATILLGLVQLMSNLLTPFVIERAGRKKMLLVSSIGMSIALIALGVFFYIQAFGNASKVMWLPIPALIMFNIFFGFGFGPIPWAMSGEMIPPNIKSTATVLAGTSTCVALFVVTRWFPELNALGSYYAFWVFGLFSILGFVFVYFFVIETKGLSLHMIQEKLQSS, via the exons atgtatataaaaggattttttggaaaatatcgtATTTTTTTAGTTGCAATATGTG ccAATATGATGGGTTTTTGCATTGGGTCTTATATCGGATGGACATCTCCTGTAACCCCAAAGCTGAGAGAACAAACCCCTGATAgtccattaaatttttcaataactgcCACTCAAGAAGGCTGGATTGGTTCTTTGATCTCAATTGGAGCGTTCATAT CATCCCTATTTGTTGGAGATGTGGCAAATGCAATCGGGAGAAAGTGGACCCTTCTCTTCTCTTCACTTTTCATAATAGTTtcgtacatatttttaatacttacaaCTGATGTCTGGTTTATTTATGTGGCACGCTTTTTACAG GGCTTAGGTGGAGCTGGTGGAGGAGCTGTGGTCCCAATGTACATTGGTGAAATAGCCACCGATGATAACCGAGGAGCTTTGGGTTCACTTATAACTATTTTCGTACTTA gTGGAATTCTTTATACTTATATAATAGGGCCGCATGTGAGTTATTTGGCTTTTCAATATTGCTGCATAGctattccaattttgttctttgtgacatttttatttatgccaGAAAGTCCATATTATTATGCGATGAAAGGTGATAAACCGAATCTCATAGATTCGCTACAAATTCTGCGAGGAAAAAGTGCCAACGAAGTGGAAGATGAAGCTTCAACAATTCAGAAAGAAGTCGATGATTGTATGTCGAATCAAAGTCGAATTGTTGACATTATCCATAACCATTCCTACAGGAAGGCTCTTCTTATTGTCTGTGGTCTGTTGTTCCTACAACAAATGAGTGGTACCACTGCAGTGACATTTAATAGTCAATCGATTTTCATCGATGCCGGGACAAATTTGGATCCCGCTTTGGCGACCATCCTTCTTGGTCTAGTTCAACTGATGTCAAACCTTTTAACACCATTTGTCATCGAACGTGCTGGACGTAAGAAAATGCTCCTCGTTTCATCGATAGGAATGTCCATAGCTTTGATAGCCCTCGGCGTGTTCTTTTACATTCAAGCATTTGGAAATGCATCAAAAGTTATGTGGCTTCCGATACCGGCGCTAAtaatgtttaatatattttttggatttgGTTTTGGGCCCATACCTTGGGCGATGTCTGGTGAAATGATCCCACCGAACATCAAGTCAACAGCAACAGTTTTGGCAGGCACAAGTACGTGTGTGGCGCTTTTTGTAGTAACTCGGTGGTTTCCTGAACTAAATGCATTAGGTTCATATTATGCATTCTGGGTGTTTggattattttctattttaggATTTGTGTTTGTGTACTTTTTTGTCATAGAAACAAAGGGCTTGAGCTTACATATGattcaagaaaaattacaaaGCTCATAA
- the LOC129941123 gene encoding facilitated trehalose transporter Tret1-like, with amino-acid sequence MYTTYHFGKYRVVFVAICANMMSFSIGAYMAWVSPVMPKLRNQSADSPLSYRVTATQEGWISSMASIGALAVPFFVGSLANTIGRKWTLLLFSSFIAVSYIFLILTNDIWFIYLARFLQGFGGGGGAGVIPMYIGEIATDDTRGALGSLMTIFVISGNLYTYIIGPHVSYLTLQYCCMAVPVLFFVIFVFMPETPYHYAIKGQDANLINSLRILRGKSDIDVEQERIKIQRDVDESMSNRSRIIDIFRNRTYRKALFITCGLLFFHEMSGANAVTLYSQSIFMSADSFLDPAFATIILGVVQLISNFITPFAIERAGRKKTLYISSVGMAVPLIALGLFFYLKETNGLNIIWLPIPALMLLKASYGFGFGPVPWALMGEMFPSNIKPNAMAIACALTWAVSFIVTRWFAELYVLGAFYVFWLFGGFCVLAFFFVKVFVIETKGLSLQKIQEKLQKPK; translated from the exons atgtatacaacttatcattttggaaaatatcgcgttgtttttgttgcaataTGTG CGAACATGATGAGTTTTTCCATTGGAGCCTACATGGCATGGGTTTCACCTGTGATGCCAAAACTGCGTAATCAGTCTGCAGACAGTCCATTAAGTTATAGAGTAACTGCCACACAGGAAGGTTGGATAAGTTCTATGGCTTCAATTGGAGCTTTAGCTG TCCCGTTCTTTGTTGGATCATTGGCAAATACAATTGGACGAAAATGGACACTTCTCTTATTCTCGTCATTTATAGCAGTTTCGTACATATTTCTAATACTAACCAACGATATCTGGTTCATATATTTAGCACGGTTTTTGCAG GGTTTCGGGGGAGGTGGTGGAGCAGGTGTGATTCCAATGTATATTGGTGAAATAGCCACCGACGATACGCGAGGAGCTCTGGGTTCTCTAATGACAATCTTCGTAATAA GTGGGAATCTCTATACTTACATCATAGGTCCACATGTAAGTTACTTGACGTTGCAATATTGCTGCATGGCTGTACCAGTGCTGTTTTTTGTCATCTTTGTCTTCATGCCGGAAACACCATATCACTACGCCATTAAAGGACAAGACGCTAATCTTATCAATTCTCTCCGAATCTTGCGAGGAAAAAGTGACATTGATGTTGAACAAGAAAGAATTAAAATTCAGAGAGATGTCGATGAGTCCATGTCCAATAGAAGCCGAATTATTGACATTTTCCGCAACCGTACTTACAGGAAGGCCCTATTCATTACATGTGGTTTGCTATTTTTCCACGAAATGAGTGGTGCCAATGCAGTGACACTCTATAGTCAATCGATTTTCATGAGTGCTGACTCATTTTTGGATCCAGCTTTTGCGACAATAATTCTTGGAGTAGTTCAGCTGATATCGAATTTCATAACTCCATTTGCCATTGAACGTGCTGGACGTAAGAAGACTCTATACATATCGTCAGTTGGAATGGCGGTACCATTGATTGCACTTGgattgttcttttatttaaaagaaaccaATGGATTGAATATCATTTGGCTTCCAATTCCAGCTTTGATGCTGTTGAAAGCTTCATATGGCTTCGGTTTTGGACCAGTGCCTTGGGCATTGATGGGTGAAATGTTCCCTTCGAATATCAAGCCAAATGCAATGGCAATAGCGTGTGCATTAACTTGGGCAGTTTCTTTTATTGTTACACGTTGGTTTGCTGAATTGTATGTTTTGGGAGCGTTTTATGTATTTTGGCTGTTTGGCGGATTTTGTGTCTTGGCGTTCTtctttgttaaagtttttgtcattGAAACTAAGGGATTGAGTTTACAAAAGATTCaggaaaaactacaaaaacccaaataa